A genome region from Paradevosia shaoguanensis includes the following:
- a CDS encoding FAD-binding oxidoreductase, which yields MMSIANFRADLGDIPVEDRPRLVQQRSRDHYWYSPILKEKLENVTAEIVVSPRSVEEVKTVLAAAYRHNVAITPRGAGTGNYGQAMPLAGGAMLNLMNMDKVIEIKPDRVRAQAGAVMEHIDQQTRAAVGGELRFHPSTYRMASIGGFVAGGSAGVGSIRWAGLRAFGNILGLKVITCEETPRELDLVGKDILKVAHAYGTNGIIVEVEMPLTQSYDWVDVMVGFDDYLDACRFAEAVGHQDGLLVKEVAACAAPIPETYFTRHKTYVRPDQSAVLLMVAPVAVVPMMVFIDHHKGEVLYRSDTASEEERKRLPPIYELAWNHTTLRALKVDPTITYLQTRYPSVAHIKTIMDILGDELPMHVEVARQDGKVAFAGLPMVRYTSEERLEEIIRIHEENGCAVFNPHRYTLEEGGMKRTDKAQLDFKREADPLGILNPGKMIAWNDPDFDFESGRIWLFSGLAPAGA from the coding sequence ATCATGAGCATCGCCAATTTCCGCGCCGACCTTGGCGACATTCCGGTTGAAGACCGTCCGCGCCTAGTGCAACAGCGCAGCCGCGACCATTACTGGTATTCGCCGATCCTGAAGGAAAAGCTCGAAAACGTCACCGCCGAGATCGTCGTCTCGCCGCGCTCGGTCGAGGAGGTGAAGACCGTGCTGGCAGCGGCTTACCGGCACAACGTCGCCATCACGCCGCGCGGCGCGGGCACGGGCAACTACGGCCAGGCCATGCCGCTGGCCGGCGGCGCTATGCTCAACCTCATGAACATGGATAAGGTGATCGAGATCAAGCCGGATCGCGTGCGCGCGCAGGCCGGCGCGGTGATGGAGCATATCGACCAGCAGACCCGGGCTGCCGTCGGCGGCGAGCTGCGCTTCCATCCCTCGACCTATCGCATGGCCAGCATCGGCGGGTTCGTCGCGGGCGGCTCGGCGGGCGTGGGTTCGATCCGCTGGGCGGGGCTGCGGGCGTTCGGCAATATTCTGGGCCTGAAGGTCATCACCTGCGAGGAGACACCGCGCGAGCTGGATCTGGTGGGCAAGGACATCCTCAAGGTCGCCCATGCCTATGGCACCAACGGCATCATCGTCGAAGTCGAGATGCCGCTGACGCAGAGCTACGACTGGGTCGACGTGATGGTCGGGTTCGACGACTATCTCGACGCCTGCCGCTTTGCCGAGGCCGTGGGGCATCAGGATGGGCTGCTGGTCAAGGAAGTCGCCGCCTGCGCCGCGCCGATCCCCGAGACCTATTTCACCCGCCACAAGACCTATGTGCGGCCCGACCAGTCGGCGGTGCTGCTGATGGTGGCGCCGGTGGCGGTCGTGCCGATGATGGTGTTCATCGATCACCACAAGGGCGAGGTGCTCTATCGCTCCGATACCGCGAGCGAGGAAGAGCGCAAGCGCCTGCCGCCTATTTATGAGCTGGCGTGGAACCACACGACGCTGCGGGCGCTCAAGGTCGATCCGACCATCACTTACCTCCAGACCCGCTATCCGAGCGTGGCGCATATCAAGACCATCATGGATATCCTCGGCGACGAGCTGCCCATGCATGTCGAAGTGGCGCGGCAGGATGGCAAGGTGGCCTTCGCCGGCCTGCCCATGGTGCGCTACACCAGCGAGGAGCGGCTCGAGGAGATCATCCGCATCCACGAGGAGAATGGCTGCGCGGTCTTCAACCCGCACCGCTATACGCTCGAGGAAGGCGGCATGAAGCGGACGGACAAGGCTCAGCTCGATTTCAAGCGCGAGGCCGATCCGCTCGGCATCCTCAACCCCGGCAAGATGATCGCCTGGAACGACCCGGATTTCGACTTCGAATCCGGCCGCATCTGGCTGTTCAGCGGCCTGGCACCTGCGGGGGCCTGA
- a CDS encoding NAD(P)H-dependent oxidoreductase, whose product MRVHIVHAHPVETSYNRALFDAVIQEARSAGHEVDPLNLYDAGFDAVLSRQERLNYHDLAVNLTDEIKPYADRLLAAEVLIFIHPVWNYGYPAILKGYFDRVFLPGVSFYMDGEGDKGIPKANFKHIKKVIYITTYGGNRWRTWLMGDPPRRVAKRWAWVTFRTPKPPTYLALYDMNNNTQSQLTAFIGKVRQAIRDLGRR is encoded by the coding sequence ATGCGCGTCCACATCGTCCACGCCCATCCGGTCGAGACCAGCTATAACCGCGCGCTTTTCGATGCCGTGATCCAGGAGGCGCGAAGCGCTGGCCATGAGGTCGATCCGCTCAACCTCTACGATGCCGGGTTCGACGCTGTGCTCAGCCGACAGGAACGGCTCAACTACCACGACCTTGCGGTCAACCTGACCGACGAGATCAAGCCCTATGCCGACCGGTTGCTGGCGGCAGAGGTGCTGATCTTCATCCATCCGGTCTGGAACTACGGCTATCCGGCTATTCTAAAAGGATATTTCGATCGGGTATTCCTGCCGGGCGTGTCGTTCTACATGGACGGCGAGGGCGACAAGGGCATTCCCAAGGCCAACTTCAAGCACATCAAGAAGGTGATCTACATCACCACCTATGGCGGCAATCGCTGGCGCACCTGGCTCATGGGCGACCCACCTCGCCGCGTCGCCAAGCGCTGGGCCTGGGTGACGTTCCGCACACCGAAGCCACCGACTTACCTCGCGCTCTACGACATGAACAACAATACGCAGAGCCAGCTGACGGCGTTCATAGGCAAGGTGCGGCAGGCGATCAGGGACCTTGGCCGGCGGTAG
- a CDS encoding PPC domain-containing DNA-binding protein, with amino-acid sequence MQSKLIHDAEGQQTYAIILATGDEVTACLTAFAREAGLQAASFKAIGAFKSARLAFFDWEAKEYLPIAVDEQVEVASLTGDVAIGPDDKPALHIHAVLGRRDGSAVAGHLLSAEVRPTLEVILTESPEYLRKKLDPNVGLALIKPEL; translated from the coding sequence ATGCAGAGCAAGCTTATCCACGACGCCGAAGGTCAGCAGACCTATGCCATCATTCTCGCGACCGGAGACGAAGTCACCGCGTGCCTGACGGCCTTCGCCAGGGAGGCCGGACTACAGGCGGCGAGCTTCAAGGCGATCGGGGCGTTCAAGAGCGCCAGGCTGGCGTTCTTCGACTGGGAAGCGAAGGAATACCTGCCGATTGCGGTGGACGAGCAGGTCGAGGTCGCCTCACTGACGGGCGACGTGGCAATCGGGCCGGACGACAAGCCGGCGCTGCACATCCATGCAGTGCTCGGCCGCCGCGACGGATCGGCGGTGGCTGGTCATCTGCTCTCGGCCGAGGTGAGGCCGACGCTGGAGGTGATTCTGACGGAGTCACCTGAATATCTGCGTAAAAAGCTCGATCCCAATGTGGGTTTGGCGCTGATCAAGCCGGAATTGTGA
- a CDS encoding LysR family transcriptional regulator, with protein MMELKPLESFLAVMSTGSITGAARVLGRSQPVVTRHIQELETEIGFDLFRRNGPRISPTERGLRFHTEVERLMTGLNQLSERAAAIAGSAPLAIEIAAIPALAAGLVPKALAMVEEPLQPATMHVRSAPAEQVVQSVIARNADIGIASLPLDHPGLDIHRLYRSACVVALAADHPLAGKDVVQLRDLTGMTMIGMANPFRLRHRVDQALREAGLEPKRMIDTNATVTALQLARHTRGAAIIEPMTAYGLPVEGVAVRPLDVDIPFLWGVVTALHAPLSATAQALLQHLDTVARQLLPDIKIYDAADTASLAEALYGAAQ; from the coding sequence ATGATGGAGCTCAAGCCGCTCGAATCCTTTCTGGCCGTGATGTCCACCGGGAGCATTACCGGGGCGGCGCGCGTGCTTGGCCGGTCGCAGCCGGTGGTGACGCGCCATATCCAGGAACTCGAGACGGAGATCGGCTTCGACCTCTTCCGCCGCAACGGGCCGCGCATCTCGCCGACCGAGCGCGGGCTTCGCTTCCATACGGAAGTCGAGCGGCTCATGACGGGCCTCAACCAGCTTTCCGAGCGTGCCGCGGCCATTGCCGGCTCGGCGCCGCTGGCCATCGAGATCGCTGCGATCCCGGCGCTGGCGGCGGGTCTCGTGCCCAAGGCGCTGGCCATGGTCGAGGAGCCGTTGCAGCCGGCGACGATGCATGTGCGTTCGGCGCCGGCCGAGCAGGTGGTGCAATCGGTGATCGCGCGTAATGCCGATATCGGGATAGCCAGCCTGCCGCTCGACCATCCGGGCCTCGACATTCACCGCCTCTATCGTTCGGCCTGCGTCGTGGCGCTGGCGGCCGATCATCCTCTGGCCGGCAAGGACGTCGTGCAGCTGCGCGATCTCACCGGAATGACGATGATCGGCATGGCCAACCCCTTCCGCCTGCGCCATCGCGTCGACCAGGCATTGCGTGAAGCGGGGCTCGAGCCCAAGCGGATGATCGACACCAATGCGACGGTCACCGCCCTGCAACTGGCGCGACATACGCGCGGCGCGGCGATTATCGAGCCGATGACCGCCTATGGCCTGCCTGTCGAAGGGGTGGCAGTGCGACCGCTCGACGTCGACATTCCGTTTCTCTGGGGCGTGGTGACGGCGCTGCACGCGCCGCTTTCGGCGACGGCCCAGGCCCTGCTCCAGCACCTCGACACCGTCGCGCGCCAGCTGCTGCCCGACATCAAGATCTATGACGCCGCCGACACCGCCTCGCTCGCCGAGGCGCTCTACGGCGCAGCCCAGTAA